The DNA segment CGTCGCTATGGCTCTCAGAGACTTTTCCTCCATAGCTTTACATTCTGCTGCAGACATTCACCCCCCTCTTTATTACTGGTTTCTCAAGCTATGGACAACCCCCTTGGGTATCTCGGAGTGGGCCTTAAGGGCTTTGTCAGCCTTTATCGGAACCGTCCTGGTGGCTTTAATTTACGCTCTCGGGAAAGAGCTCTGGAACGAGAAAATCGCCTTAACGGGTATGGCCTTAGCTACCTTTCATCCCTTTCAGGTCTATTATTCTCAAGAAGCCAGGATGTATATACTCGTAGCCCTCTTGGGCGCCCTTTCTTTCTGGGGAGCTTTAAAGTGGTGGCGAAAAGAAAGCCTCTGGGCAGGAATCTTATTTGTCCTAGCTACCGCTCTGGGCCTGTATACCCATTACTCTTTTCCTATCCTCCTGATGGCAGAGAATCTGGCCTTCTTACTTTTCCTGTCAACCAATCACCCAAGGAAAAGGGCCAGAGTTAGAGGATACATAGCCCGGTGGCTTCTGCTTCAGGTTTTGCCTTTTGTTATCTATGCGCCCTGGATACCCACAGCGCTGTCAAGGTTAACTTCCTGGCCGGCGATAGCTGAGTATGGAGTTTCTACAGCTTTGTGGGAAACTTTGAAGGCCATCGCCTTTGGCCCTGCCTCTGGATTGCCTGCGATTGCAACCTTAGCTGTGGGCTTAGTTCCCATTATCGGTTCAGTACTGCACAGGAAAGAAAATTGGCAGACCATAGTAGCTCTTTGGGCTTGGCTGTTAGCCCCTGTTTTCATGATGATATTTTTAGGGTTGTTCCGGGGGGCTTACCTCAAGTTCCTGCTTTTATCATCGCCTCCTTTCTGCCTGCTTTTGGCTTTGAGCATAAATGATTCAGGAGGACTGCGCCGCATATTAGGGGCTTTCTTTCTCGCCGGGCTCCTTTTTTCCTTCTCCACGGCTTTAAGGGATTTCTATTTTTACTTCACTAAGGATGACTACCGAAGCATAGCTCGCTATATAGAAGCCACGGAAAAGCCAGGGGATGTCATTATCCTGAATGCTCCCGGGCAGATAGACGTTTTCAGGTACTATTACAAGGGGAAACTGCCCGTATGGCCCCTTCCCCGAGAGAGACCCCCCGACCGCCACAGGTTAGAGGAAGAGCTGGCCATTGTAACTTCCCACCCCGGTAGAATCTTTGCGATACTGTGGGGTGAAAAGGAAGCGGATCCCGAAGGGATTGTGGAGAACTGGCTTGAAAGGCACTCCTTTAAAGTGGGAGAAAGCTGGCGAGGAAACGTACGGTTCGCCATTTACATGGTGCCAGAAAAGCAACTTTATGAAAAAAGCCTGGAAGGAAAAGCTTTCGGTTCCCCAGCACTTTTCCGCCTTACCGGTTGCCTTATAGGGGCACAGGAGGTGGAAAGCGGCAACGTTCTGCCCGTTATTCTCACCTGGCAAGCGGAAAGATCCACTACAAGACGTTACAAAGTAACCCTCCAGCTTTTGAACTCCAACGGGTTAATAGCCTCCCAATACGATGCTGAACCAGAGGGCGGACGCCGTCCCACTTCTTTCTGGGAGCCCGGCGATATAATTATAGATAACATCGGCTTACTGGTCAGACCTGGAACACCACCAGGTCAGTATACCCTCATATTGGCCGTCTACGATGCCGAAACAGGGGAACGTCTGCCAGTACTGGGGAAAGACCATTTAACCCTGGAGAACATAAAAATCCTGAAGCCCTCCCAGCCGCCTCCCATAGAAGCCCTGGGTATAGTCCATCGCCGGAATGCCCGCTTCGGTCCCTTTGAATTGCTCGGATATGATTTATTCAAGCTGGGGTTTGAACATTTAACGGATGCCCCCATTGGGCCTGGGGATATAATAAGGGTAAACCTCTACTGGCAGGCTCTTCTGAAACCGCAGGAGGACTGGTTTGTGGAGCTCAACCTTGTTGGAGGAAACAAAATGGCCTCCGTGAAATCCCATCTGGCAGGCATTGATTACCCCACGTCCCGCTGGGAAGAAAAGGAGATTGTAAGAGGCCAGTTTGCCCTTCAAGTTCCACCGGACGCTCCCCCAGGGCAATATCGCCTTTTCCTTAAGATAAAGGATTTGCCCCCGCTTGAGCTTGCGACCGTGCGAGTCAAGGGTTGATAGGTATGATAAGTTCCTGGCCTGCTTTGATAGAGGCTGGATCCGAAAGTCCGTTGGCTTTTAAAATTTCTTCTTCCGGAACATTGTAAATAGAAGCGATAGTGCTCAAGTCCTCTCCTTCTGATACTCTATGGATGAGGATGGGCTTAGGGGATGGAGTCAAAACCTGCAGGGGAACACCAGGGGTAAAAGTGGGCTTAGGAGTACGCGTGGGGGTTGGGGTAGGCTGCCCAGTGGATGTAGCCATATTGTACAAAAGGGCCAGAACTAAATAATCTAAAAGCAAGAGCATTAGTAAGATACTCCATCGCGAGGATTTCATCGCCATGGCTCCTAAGGTTTCAGTAATTGTAACGGTGAAGAACGAAGAAAAAACCATTGAAAAGCTGTTGATTTCCCTTCAGGCTCAAACTCGGCCTCCTGACGAAATAGTTATCGTGGACGGAGGCTCCACAGACCGGACAGTGGAGATAATAAAAGCCTGGGCTGGGAAGCTCCCCATAAAGTTAATCGTTAGGCCTGGACTGAACATCTCCCAAGGGCGTAACCTGGCCATAAGGGAAGCCTCAGGAGAAATAATAGCTTCCACGGATGCCGGTGTCAAGTTATCAACCAAATGGCTTGAAGCTTTGCTCCGTCCCTTTGAGGCTGGAGCGAAGGTAGTGAGCGGTTTCTTCCTTCCAGATGTGGAAGGCCCTTTTGAGATAGCTATGGGAGCTACAGTGCTCCCTTCTTTAGAGGATGTTAACCCCAGAAAATTCCTCCCCTCCAGCAGGTCTGTAGCTTTCTTAAAAGAAGCCTGGGAGATGGTGGGTGGTTATCCGGAGTGGCTTGATTATTGCGAAGATTTAATCTTTG comes from the Anaerolineae bacterium genome and includes:
- a CDS encoding glycosyltransferase family 39 protein, whose translation is MKLGRREKFFFTQFFLLCLAFSLRLYRLDYHSLWADEGNSVAMALRDFSSIALHSAADIHPPLYYWFLKLWTTPLGISEWALRALSAFIGTVLVALIYALGKELWNEKIALTGMALATFHPFQVYYSQEARMYILVALLGALSFWGALKWWRKESLWAGILFVLATALGLYTHYSFPILLMAENLAFLLFLSTNHPRKRARVRGYIARWLLLQVLPFVIYAPWIPTALSRLTSWPAIAEYGVSTALWETLKAIAFGPASGLPAIATLAVGLVPIIGSVLHRKENWQTIVALWAWLLAPVFMMIFLGLFRGAYLKFLLLSSPPFCLLLALSINDSGGLRRILGAFFLAGLLFSFSTALRDFYFYFTKDDYRSIARYIEATEKPGDVIILNAPGQIDVFRYYYKGKLPVWPLPRERPPDRHRLEEELAIVTSHPGRIFAILWGEKEADPEGIVENWLERHSFKVGESWRGNVRFAIYMVPEKQLYEKSLEGKAFGSPALFRLTGCLIGAQEVESGNVLPVILTWQAERSTTRRYKVTLQLLNSNGLIASQYDAEPEGGRRPTSFWEPGDIIIDNIGLLVRPGTPPGQYTLILAVYDAETGERLPVLGKDHLTLENIKILKPSQPPPIEALGIVHRRNARFGPFELLGYDLFKLGFEHLTDAPIGPGDIIRVNLYWQALLKPQEDWFVELNLVGGNKMASVKSHLAGIDYPTSRWEEKEIVRGQFALQVPPDAPPGQYRLFLKIKDLPPLELATVRVKG
- a CDS encoding LysM peptidoglycan-binding domain-containing protein, with amino-acid sequence MLLLLDYLVLALLYNMATSTGQPTPTPTRTPKPTFTPGVPLQVLTPSPKPILIHRVSEGEDLSTIASIYNVPEEEILKANGLSDPASIKAGQELIIPINP
- a CDS encoding glycosyltransferase — protein: MAPKVSVIVTVKNEEKTIEKLLISLQAQTRPPDEIVIVDGGSTDRTVEIIKAWAGKLPIKLIVRPGLNISQGRNLAIREASGEIIASTDAGVKLSTKWLEALLRPFEAGAKVVSGFFLPDVEGPFEIAMGATVLPSLEDVNPRKFLPSSRSVAFLKEAWEMVGGYPEWLDYCEDLIFDFKLRRLFGPFPFVPEAIAYFKPRTNLRDFFLQYYRYARGDGKADLWRLRHLIRYSTYLVLVPFLLFLGLKIDPLWWLGFVVGGWVYLRNPYRRLFRMMKNLSLPEKILAFLLVPVIRVTGDVAKMAGYPAGLLWRLKHRPPLDWRKR